ATCGGCGTAGTGAGTGGTCCTTTAATCGCAATCAGATATTCTTTAATTGTGTCAAGAGTTTCTGTTGGAAGCCAGTCACCAGTTTCGTTGAATGCTTTCTCTCCAGCAAGAACTTCTTTCCAATTAATTTTCTTTTTCCCGTCATAAGCCTTTTCAACAGCTGCTTCGATTACGCGTGAAGCCGCATGCCAAATATCCGGACCTGTGCCGTCACCTATAATGAAAGGAATCGTTGCGTGATCTGGGACGTTTAAAACACCGTTAGTTACTGTAATCTTTCCATCGTTAGCCATTATTGATATCCTCCTGATTTCAAAATCAGTGGGCCGGTATACGAGATACCGCCCCACGAATTTACTATTTTTTATCGTTCATTGATTGGAACATACTTTTGCATGCCTGGTCCTACGTACTCTGCACGTGGGCGGATCAAGCGGTTGTTTTCGTATTGCTCCAGAATATGTGCAATCCATCCTGAAAAACGAGAAACTGCAAAAATAGGTGTGAAAATATCATGATCGATGTCTAATGAATGATATACCGAAGCGGAGTAGAAATCAACATTTGGAGGCAATTTCTTTTCTCCAGTGACAATTTCTTCGATTTTTTCGGACATATTGTACCACTTTTCTTCACCGCGAAGAGTAGTCAATCGCTTAGACATTTCACGTAAGTGCTTCGCACGTGGATCACCTTGACGGTATACGCGGTGACCGAAGCCCATGACTTTTTCTTTGTTAGCTAGTTTTTCACGAATATATGGCTCGACTTGATCTTCATCACCGATTTCCATAAGCATATTCATAACTGCTTCGTTTGCACCGCCGTGTAATGGGCCTTTAAGAGCACCAATTGCAGCAGTGACACCAGAATACATATCAGATAGAGTCGCCACACATACGCGCGCTGTGAACGTAGATGCGTTCAATTCATGGTCTGCATGTAGTACAAGTGCTTTATTGAATGCTTCTTCAGCGATATCAGCAGGCTCTTCCCCAGAAAGCATGTAAAGGAAGTTTGCCGCATAGCTTAAACCTTTTTTAGGTGCTACTGGCTCTTGTCCTTTTCTGATCCGTGCGAATGCAGTCACTACAGTAGCCACTTTAGCTTGAAGCTTAACTGCTTTATTGTAGTTTTCTTCTGGTGACATATCTTCCGCTTTTTCATCGTATAATCCTAGAAGCGAGATAGCTGTACGAAGTGCTGCCATTGGGTGCACTTTGTCGATTGGGTACGTTTTGAAGTGATCTAGAACCCCTTGTGGAATTTCTGCATTATCTTCTAATTGCTGTTTCAATTCAGCTAGTTCCTTTTCGTTTGGCAAACGTTTGTGCCAAAGTAGATACACTACTTCTTCGAAACTAGCATTTTCTGCTAAATCATCGATGCCATACCCTACATATGTAAGAGTGTCATCGATAATGGAACTAATTTGAGTTTGTGCTGCCACGATACCTTCCAAACCTTTTGTTGCTGTCATGATATTCGCTCCTTCTTCCCAGTTTAGTCATCTCCCTGAAGCGGAGTGCAGAACGATGACCATCTGCTGTTTATATTTTTATCTAAAACGCTTACAAAGTC
This window of the Sporosarcina ureae genome carries:
- the citZ gene encoding citrate synthase → MTATKGLEGIVAAQTQISSIIDDTLTYVGYGIDDLAENASFEEVVYLLWHKRLPNEKELAELKQQLEDNAEIPQGVLDHFKTYPIDKVHPMAALRTAISLLGLYDEKAEDMSPEENYNKAVKLQAKVATVVTAFARIRKGQEPVAPKKGLSYAANFLYMLSGEEPADIAEEAFNKALVLHADHELNASTFTARVCVATLSDMYSGVTAAIGALKGPLHGGANEAVMNMLMEIGDEDQVEPYIREKLANKEKVMGFGHRVYRQGDPRAKHLREMSKRLTTLRGEEKWYNMSEKIEEIVTGEKKLPPNVDFYSASVYHSLDIDHDIFTPIFAVSRFSGWIAHILEQYENNRLIRPRAEYVGPGMQKYVPINER